Proteins from a genomic interval of Chanodichthys erythropterus isolate Z2021 chromosome 8, ASM2448905v1, whole genome shotgun sequence:
- the atp6v1f gene encoding V-type proton ATPase subunit F — translation MPGRGKLIAVIGDEDTCTGFLLGGIGELNKNRKPNFLVVEKDTSITEIEETFKSFLARSDIGIILINQFIAEMIRHAIDAHMQSIPAVLEIPSKEHPYDASKDSILRRAKGMFSAEDFR, via the exons ATGCCTGGACGGGGGAAATTAATCGCCGTTATAGGGGATGAAGACACATGTACCGGATTCCTCCTCGGAGGGATTGGAGAGCTCAATAAAAACCGAAAACCCAATTTCTTGGTGGTGGAAAAGGACACTAGCATCACAGAGATAGAGGAGACCTTCAA GAGTTTCCTGGCTCGCAGTGACATTGGCATCATCCTGATCAACCAGTTCATCGCAGAGATGATTCGTCATGCTATAGATGCCCACATGCAGTCCATCCCGGCCGTGCTGGAGATTCCCTCAAAAGAGCATCCGTACGACGCCTCCAAGGATTCCATCCTGCGACGGGCCAAGGGCATGTTCTCAGCAGAGGACTTCCGATAA
- the lamtor4 gene encoding ragulator complex protein LAMTOR4 isoform X2 has product MTTALTQGLERIPDQIGYLVISEDGVLASAGELENDEHTAGVIMQMVRTACRFRLHGTAEPPFKRMSVMFEDYIYAVTISGQKVFVVKRQNNQREPVIV; this is encoded by the exons ATg ACCACCGCTTTGACCCAAGGTTTGGAGAGAATACCCGATCAGATTGGGTATTTGGTTATTAGTGAGGACGGTGTACTTGCG TCCGCAGGAGAGCTGGAGAATGACGAGCACACGGCAGGAGTGATCATGCAGATGGTCAGAACCGCCTGTCGTTTCAGGTTGCACGGGACAGCTGAGCCCCCTTTTAAACGCATGTCAG tAATGTTTGAAGACTACATTTATGCTGTGACCATCTCAGGACAGAAGGTTTTTGTAGTCAAAAGGCAGAACAACCAGCGGGAACCTGTTATTGTGTAG
- the lamtor4 gene encoding ragulator complex protein LAMTOR4 isoform X1: MQTTALTQGLERIPDQIGYLVISEDGVLASAGELENDEHTAGVIMQMVRTACRFRLHGTAEPPFKRMSVMFEDYIYAVTISGQKVFVVKRQNNQREPVIV, encoded by the exons ATGCAGACCACCGCTTTGACCCAAGGTTTGGAGAGAATACCCGATCAGATTGGGTATTTGGTTATTAGTGAGGACGGTGTACTTGCG TCCGCAGGAGAGCTGGAGAATGACGAGCACACGGCAGGAGTGATCATGCAGATGGTCAGAACCGCCTGTCGTTTCAGGTTGCACGGGACAGCTGAGCCCCCTTTTAAACGCATGTCAG tAATGTTTGAAGACTACATTTATGCTGTGACCATCTCAGGACAGAAGGTTTTTGTAGTCAAAAGGCAGAACAACCAGCGGGAACCTGTTATTGTGTAG
- the LOC137023950 gene encoding gastrula zinc finger protein XlCGF52.1 isoform X1, which translates to MFFLGLMDVKEESEELGSMEVKEEREELHVDEKEPEYQEPFSCPETENNLSVKRSKKTRAKICVACPHCGRSFSQKGHLNTHMRVHTGERPFTCMYCGKSFKQKDYLKDHLLIHTVGKAATCLQCGKKISNKKNLKKHNLLHSGVRPYSCDQCDKTFILAFQLKRHQAVHLKEKPFSCTLCGKSFSRLDCLKVHQTLHTGAKDHVCSECGDCFPKAYYLRQHQKVHTGEKPYKCSYCGKGFTHSGSVTAHERVHTGEKPYHCSLCGKSFSQLGGQQTHMKKHCPALKTCIGLVTEK; encoded by the exons ATGTTCTTTTTAGGCCTGATGGACGTGAAAGAGGAAAGTGAAGAACTGG gGTCAATGGAAGTCAAAGAGGAAAGAGAAGAACTGCATGTGGATGAGAAGGAGCCTGAGTATCAAGAACCTTTTAGTTGCCCCGAGACTGAAAACAATTTATCAGTAAAAAGAAGTAAAAAAACAAGAGCCAAGATATGTGTAGCCTGCCCTCATTGTGGAAGGAGCTTTTCACAAAAAGGACACCTGAACACTCACATGAGagtccacactggagagagaccTTTTACCTGCATGtactgtggaaagagtttcaaacaAAAGGACTACCTTAAAGATCACTTACTAATTCACACAGTAGGAAAGGCAGCCACATGCCTTCAGTGTGGGAAAAAAATTAGTAATAAGAAAAATTTGAAAAAGCATAATCTCTTACACTCTGGAGTAAGACCATACAGCTGCGATCAGtgtgataaaacatttattttggctTTTCAACTGAAAAGACATCAGGCAGTTCATCTAAAGGAGAAGCCGTTCTCATGTACTttatgtggaaagagtttttctcgGTTGGATTGTTTGAAAGTGCACCAGACATTACATACTGGTGCGAAAGATCATGTTTGCTCTGAGTGTGGGGATTGCTTTCCTAAAGCCTATTATTTGCGACAGCACCAAAAAGTccatactggagaaaaaccttacaagtgttcatacTGTGGAAAGGGTTTCACTCACAGTGGATCGGTGACGGCACATGAGAGagttcacaccggagagaagccgtacCACTGCTCATtgtgtggaaagagcttcagCCAATTAGGTGGTCAACAGACGCATATGAAAAAACATTGCCCAGCGCTGAAAACATGTATTGGATTGGTTactgaaaaataa
- the LOC137023950 gene encoding gastrula zinc finger protein XlCGF52.1 isoform X2, with protein sequence MDVKEESEELGSMEVKEEREELHVDEKEPEYQEPFSCPETENNLSVKRSKKTRAKICVACPHCGRSFSQKGHLNTHMRVHTGERPFTCMYCGKSFKQKDYLKDHLLIHTVGKAATCLQCGKKISNKKNLKKHNLLHSGVRPYSCDQCDKTFILAFQLKRHQAVHLKEKPFSCTLCGKSFSRLDCLKVHQTLHTGAKDHVCSECGDCFPKAYYLRQHQKVHTGEKPYKCSYCGKGFTHSGSVTAHERVHTGEKPYHCSLCGKSFSQLGGQQTHMKKHCPALKTCIGLVTEK encoded by the exons ATGGACGTGAAAGAGGAAAGTGAAGAACTGG gGTCAATGGAAGTCAAAGAGGAAAGAGAAGAACTGCATGTGGATGAGAAGGAGCCTGAGTATCAAGAACCTTTTAGTTGCCCCGAGACTGAAAACAATTTATCAGTAAAAAGAAGTAAAAAAACAAGAGCCAAGATATGTGTAGCCTGCCCTCATTGTGGAAGGAGCTTTTCACAAAAAGGACACCTGAACACTCACATGAGagtccacactggagagagaccTTTTACCTGCATGtactgtggaaagagtttcaaacaAAAGGACTACCTTAAAGATCACTTACTAATTCACACAGTAGGAAAGGCAGCCACATGCCTTCAGTGTGGGAAAAAAATTAGTAATAAGAAAAATTTGAAAAAGCATAATCTCTTACACTCTGGAGTAAGACCATACAGCTGCGATCAGtgtgataaaacatttattttggctTTTCAACTGAAAAGACATCAGGCAGTTCATCTAAAGGAGAAGCCGTTCTCATGTACTttatgtggaaagagtttttctcgGTTGGATTGTTTGAAAGTGCACCAGACATTACATACTGGTGCGAAAGATCATGTTTGCTCTGAGTGTGGGGATTGCTTTCCTAAAGCCTATTATTTGCGACAGCACCAAAAAGTccatactggagaaaaaccttacaagtgttcatacTGTGGAAAGGGTTTCACTCACAGTGGATCGGTGACGGCACATGAGAGagttcacaccggagagaagccgtacCACTGCTCATtgtgtggaaagagcttcagCCAATTAGGTGGTCAACAGACGCATATGAAAAAACATTGCCCAGCGCTGAAAACATGTATTGGATTGGTTactgaaaaataa
- the LOC137023950 gene encoding gastrula zinc finger protein XlCGF52.1 isoform X3, with amino-acid sequence MEVKEEREELHVDEKEPEYQEPFSCPETENNLSVKRSKKTRAKICVACPHCGRSFSQKGHLNTHMRVHTGERPFTCMYCGKSFKQKDYLKDHLLIHTVGKAATCLQCGKKISNKKNLKKHNLLHSGVRPYSCDQCDKTFILAFQLKRHQAVHLKEKPFSCTLCGKSFSRLDCLKVHQTLHTGAKDHVCSECGDCFPKAYYLRQHQKVHTGEKPYKCSYCGKGFTHSGSVTAHERVHTGEKPYHCSLCGKSFSQLGGQQTHMKKHCPALKTCIGLVTEK; translated from the coding sequence ATGGAAGTCAAAGAGGAAAGAGAAGAACTGCATGTGGATGAGAAGGAGCCTGAGTATCAAGAACCTTTTAGTTGCCCCGAGACTGAAAACAATTTATCAGTAAAAAGAAGTAAAAAAACAAGAGCCAAGATATGTGTAGCCTGCCCTCATTGTGGAAGGAGCTTTTCACAAAAAGGACACCTGAACACTCACATGAGagtccacactggagagagaccTTTTACCTGCATGtactgtggaaagagtttcaaacaAAAGGACTACCTTAAAGATCACTTACTAATTCACACAGTAGGAAAGGCAGCCACATGCCTTCAGTGTGGGAAAAAAATTAGTAATAAGAAAAATTTGAAAAAGCATAATCTCTTACACTCTGGAGTAAGACCATACAGCTGCGATCAGtgtgataaaacatttattttggctTTTCAACTGAAAAGACATCAGGCAGTTCATCTAAAGGAGAAGCCGTTCTCATGTACTttatgtggaaagagtttttctcgGTTGGATTGTTTGAAAGTGCACCAGACATTACATACTGGTGCGAAAGATCATGTTTGCTCTGAGTGTGGGGATTGCTTTCCTAAAGCCTATTATTTGCGACAGCACCAAAAAGTccatactggagaaaaaccttacaagtgttcatacTGTGGAAAGGGTTTCACTCACAGTGGATCGGTGACGGCACATGAGAGagttcacaccggagagaagccgtacCACTGCTCATtgtgtggaaagagcttcagCCAATTAGGTGGTCAACAGACGCATATGAAAAAACATTGCCCAGCGCTGAAAACATGTATTGGATTGGTTactgaaaaataa
- the gcc1 gene encoding GRIP and coiled-coil domain-containing protein 1, translating into MDKFGMSFGGGPSKKDLLETIELQKKQLVKYQTRFKDVVRAYQSLLKEKEALEASLKVLTVSQEVDLSQRGDNLSFSGATGNAERSDLGDDRCSLHSEDSLDTAASAETATSVTSNSTKGDQIEEDQSCAVDGATAGAVVHALPQQSEEASGSESGISTSSSGCMEPPPPAADTDRRVIQLKTQLSTLTSSLSTVTQEKSRMEASFQADKRKMKQELEELQARMEEDLKQHQLELQSLQEQLAESKARVITQQHERAQEQGDHALMLRELQKLLQEERGLRQDAELKLEDAREALAEAMQAVDRGLDYESQLKEITQEREELRKSLKAAAAERSKPDPRVEEFQQEIADLKAHFNQQLHQEIRKVAQQDELLREQAQMEEARVASLEERVSELSELLGACEKARQKDQQNAQRLRERILQLDTENKTLAITAVNRTTTCDLNIDDTNLNVDVLKDKLEKVKKLLLLAAQRSQDQSLDIEKLLGEKDKEVSEGEKASALHYQQELRQVREEFERYKMRAQGVLKNKNAKDGNQSKELEEARDQLAELKEKYINLRILSDEAEAQHKRDLEERQLGLVALQQAHKLDVERLEAQHRESFLRLEEELHKQRDRTMALLAEKDLELERLRAAAVISFGSHQRNATNNSTAMEGGDPEEAEPEQEESDIIAQALKLSGPNEPTLLLYAEQLSRKEVEVAALRKQKHRLEEDLHQLQGKLIAKGERHEEEIAELRCQLDKHIRDQGRDGANLEYLKNVIYRFLTLHDTRGRQQTLTAILTILHFSPQEKQAVLKQQPHNWWTAGMR; encoded by the exons ATGGACAAGTTTGGTATGAGCTTTGGCGGAGGTCCAAGCAAGAAGGATCTGCTGGAAACCATCGAATTGCAGAAGAAACAGCTTGTGAAGTATCAGACACGTTTTAAAGATGTTGTCAGAGCGTACCAAAGCTTACTTAAGGAAAAAGAAGCCTTGGAAGCCAGCCTGAAGGTACTGACCGTTTCTCAGGAGGTTGATTTAAGCCAGCGTGGTGATAACCTGTCGTTTAGTGGTGCTACAGGAAATGCTGAACGATCCGACCTTGGGGATGACCGATGTTCACTTCACAGTGAAGACAGCCTGGATACAGCAGCCTCTGCTGAAACGGCCACTAGTGTGACCAGCAACAGCACTAAAGGAGACCAAATAGAGGAGGACCAAAGCTGTGCTGTAGATGGAGCCACCGCTGGAGCTGTTGTACATGCCTTACCCCAGCAGTCGGAGGAGGCAAGTGGGTCTGAGAGTGGCATCAGCACCAGCAGCAGTGGATGTATGGAGCCGCCACCACCTGCAGCAGACACAGACCGCCGTGTCATCCAACTAAAGACACAGCTGTCCACCCTGACCAGTTCCTTGTCAACCGTCACTCAAGAAAAGTCCAGAATGGAAGCTTCGTTCCAGGCGGACAAGCGGAAGATGAAGCAGGAACTGGAGGAGCTGCAGGCCAGGATGGAGGAAGATCTGAAGCAGCACCAACTGGAGCTTCAGAGCCTGCAGGAGCAGCTGGCGGAGAGCAAAGCCCGTGTCATCACCCAGCAGCACGAACGAGCGCAGGAGCAGGGCGATCATGCGCTCATGCTCCGAGAGCTTCAGAAACTCCTGCAGGAGGAGAGGGGACTGAGACAGGATGCCGAACTCAAACTGGAGGACGCCCGGGAGGCGTTGGCTGAAGCCATGCAGGCAGTAGACAGAGGGCTAGATTATGAATCGCAGCTAAAAGAGATCACTCAGGAACGAGAGGAGCTGAGGAAAAGCCTGAAGGCTGCAGCGGCGGAAAGGAGTAAACCTGACCCTCGTGTGGAGGAGTTCCAGCAAGAAATTGCAGACCTCAAAGCTCACTTCAATCAGCAACTTCATCAGGAAATCAGAAAG GTGGCACAGCAAGATGAGCTTCTCCGAGAACAGGCACAGATGGAGGAGGCACGAGTTGCCAGCCTTGAGGAGCGAGTATCTGAGCTCTCTGAACTGCTGGGTGCCTGCGAGAAGGCCAGACAGAAGGACCAACAGAACGCTCAGAGGCTGCGAGAACGTATCCTTCAACTCGACACCGAGAACAAAACCCTCGCCATCACAGCAGTCAATAGGACGACGACTTGCGATCTAAACATTGACGACACCAACTTGAACGTGGACGTGTTAAAGGACAAACTTGAGAAGGTAAAGAAGTTACTCCTACTGGCTGCACAAAGATCTCAAGACCAGAGTCTGGATATCGAAAAACTGCTAGGAGAAAAGGACAAGGAAGTCTCAGAGGGAGAGAAGGCGTCAGCGCTCCACTACCAGCAAGAGCTCCGACAGGTAAGGGAGGAGTTCGAGCGTTACAAAATGAGGGCTCAGGGTGTTCTGAAAAACAAGAACGCAAAAGACGGCAACCAGTCTAAAGAGTTAGAAGAAGCGCGTGACCAGCTGGCCGAGCTGAAAGAGAAGTACATCAACCTTCGCATTCTTTCCGACGAAGCGGAAGCGCAACACAAACGGGACCTGGAGGAGCGGCAACTAGGGCTTGTAGCGCTCCAACAGGCTCACAAACTGGATGTCGAAAGGCTGGAGGCTCAACACAGGGAGAGTTTCTTGCGGCTTGAAGAAGAGCTGCACAAACAGAGAGATCGCACAATGGCCCTGCTTGCAGAAAAAGACCTCGAGCTGGAGCGACTTCGGGCTGCCGCGGTGATCAGTTTTGGAAGCCATCAGAGAAACGCTACAAATAACAGCACAGCGATGGAAGGTGGTGACCCAGAGGAAGCTGAACCAGAACAAGAAGAAAGTGACATTATCGCTCAAGCTCTAAAACTATCTGGGCCCAACGAGCCAACTTTATTGCTCTACGCCGAACAGCTGTCCCGCAAAGAGGTGGAAGTGGCCGCCTTGCGCAAACAAAAGCACCGGCTAGAGGAAGACTTACACCAGCTACAAGGAAAGCTGATTGCAAAGGGGGAGAGGCATGAAGAAGAGATTGCTGAGCTACGCTGCCAGTTGGACAAGCATATTCGGGACCAAGGAAGAGATGGGGCCAACCTCGAGTACCTCAAGAACGTCATTTATAGGTTTCTCACACTCCATGACACCAGGGGGCGCCAGCAAACGCTCACGGCCATTTTGACCATTTTGCACTTTAGTCCTCAAGAGAAACAAGCCGTGCTGAAGCAGCAGCCACACAATTGGTGGACGGCAGGGATGAGATGA